A segment of the Symmachiella macrocystis genome:
GTGGATGAGGACAGAGACTTCGAAATCACCCCGGAGATGACAGTGAAGATCCTGGATGCCGCCAATCCAAAGTATCGACTCATCATCGCATTGGCTCGCTACGGTGGCCTCAGATGACCGTCTGAGCTGGCCGGGCTTCGCTGGAGTCATTTCGTTTGGGATCAGGATCGATTCATCGTACACAGCCCGAAGACGGAACACTGCGGCAAGGATAAGCGGGTCGTGCCGATCTTCACAGAACTGCTGCCTTACCTTCTGGAAGCCCAGGAACTGGCACCAGAGAAGGAAGATCGAGTCTTCCGAGACGTTGATGGAGAAAGCAACCTCCGAACCGAGACGCTGCGAATTCTCACCCGTGCCGGAATCACTGATGAGATTCCGCGGTTCTACCAGAATTGCCGTTCCAGTCGGCAGACGGAACTGGAAGCTGAGTTCGCTTTGCATGTCGCCTGCAAGTGGCTCGGCAACTCAGAAAAAACCGCCCGGAAGCATTACCTGAAAGTCCGGGAAAGTCATTTCGAACAAGCCAGTCGCGCCGGTGTGTTCCCCAGTGTGCTGAACATGACCGCAAGATGTAGTAAGGCTTCGCAGGCAAGTGAAGCCGCGCATGAAAAAACGCCGGGAAATGATGATTCCCCAGCGTTTCGCTTGTGGTCGGAGTACACCCGGAGGGATTCGAACCCCCAACCCTCGGTTCCGAAGACCGATGTTCTATCCAATTGAACTACGGGTGCAGATTAGTCTGTCAAATGACATTCATCTTGTGCGCGCAACCGGCAATGAGCTGTCGATCGCGATTCTACTTAACGCGCATCCGCACGTAAAGCTGCTCAGTGAAAACCGTTGACGGCGGATTCAGCTTTTTGGGCTCAACCTCTCAGGGGATTGTCAGCCAGAACCAGAATGGTATCCATGTAGATTTGTTGATATAAATAGGATGGCCAGAACAATGCTGCGGTTCGTGGAACATCCCTGTCTGCTGGAGTCTGAGTATGTTGACGATTGCCGGACGTGCCCATTCCACTGGAGATTTTTGCGACGGCGTTTCGCGACGTGATGTTCTGCGGATTGGGAGCCTCGCTGCGATGGGAACCGCCAGCGCGTGGTCACTGCCGGACCTGCTGCGTGCGGAATCGCTTTCGGGCAGCAAGTCGCTAAAATCGGTCATCATGATCTACTTGGTCGGCGGACCGCCGCACCAGGATATGTTCGATCTCAAGCCGGAAGCCCCTAAGGAAATCGCCGGGCCGTGGCGGCCAATCGCGACGAATGTCCCCGGCTTTGAAATCTGCGAAGCGTTTCCCCGACTCGCTACAATGGCGGACAAGTTGACGGTGATTCGCTCGCTGGTGGGCAATCAGGCCGGTCACGATGCGATCCAGGTTTTCAACGGCCATCACCCCAAAAATCAAAAGCCGTCGGGCGGTTGGCCGCAATTTGGGACGATGGTCTCGAAAGTACAAGGGCCGGCGCGTCCCGAATCTCCGCCCTTTGTCAGCCTTTGCTACACCTGCACGCACGGTCCTTACAACGAACCCGGTCCGGGGTTTCTGGGAGCAGCACACTCGCCGTTCCGGCCGATGGGTGAGACGCGACACGATATGGTCCTCAACGGAGTCACGCTCGACCGCTTGGCCGACCGGAAATCGCTCCTCAACGGGTTAGACCTCATCCGACGGGAGATCGATCAGACCTCGACAATGGAGGGTCTAGACGCCTTTACCGAACAAGCGATGGGGCTGCTCACATCATCGAAGCTGGCCGAGGCATTGGATCTCTCACAGGAAGATCCACGCACAGTCGAGCGTTACGGGACCGGTGACCCGACGATCATGATCGACAGCAACGGCGCCCCACGCGTACCGCAAAGCCTGTTGCTCGCCCGCCGTTTAATCGAAGCCGGTGTCCGCGTCGTCACGCTGAATTACAGCAAGTGGGACTGGCACGGCGGTCGGAATACCGAAGGGCGGGCCGATAACTCAATCTTTCTGCGCGAAGAAGAGGATTTTCCGATCTTCGATCAATGCGTCAGCGCGCTGGTGGAAGATCTCCATCAACGAGGACTGGCCGAGGATTGCGCAGTCGTCGTCTGGGGCGAATTCGGCCGGACGCCGAGAATCAGCGCCCGAGTCGGCCGCGATCATTGGCCAAAAGTGAACTGTGCGTTGATGGCCGGTGGCGCGATGCAACACGGACAGGTGATCGGCGCAACCGACCGCATCGCCGGAGAAGCGGTCGCCCGGCCGGTGACGTTTGGCGAAGTTTACGCCACGTTATTCCGGCATCTCGGCATCGATACCGGTCAAACCACAATCACCGACCTCAACGGCCGCCCGCAATACCTGGTCGAAGGTGAAGCTCTGCCCATGTCGGAATTGGTCTAGTCGCGAATCGCTATTTCCAAGTGTTTTCCTCGACCGGCTTCCCATTGGTCGTGAGGATTTGGAAATGGTGAAACCCGGCATTCATTCCCGAATAACGCCAAACGACTTTCTTATCGCGCGTGATTTCAAACAGTTTGACCGCGTCGCCTTTCGCGTGATAGCTGGAGATCACCGTGTTGCCGTTCGGCAAGCGCTGCGCGCCGCAGGCATCATCGAAGAGATCTTCGCCAAGGTCGTCATTCGTCACGCTCCAAACGATCTTGCCATCGGCATCGACTTCGATAATCCGATTGCCGTTCGTACAAGCGATCAGCGTATTGCCATCTTTCAGACGGATGGCGGTGAAGGGCCAGTCACGTTTTTCGCGGCCACGGTCATCCGTCGCAAACGAGCGGACAACTTTGCCCGTATCAGGGGTGTATTCCTTGACGGCGAAATCGAATAAGTGCGGCGCCAGGTAATTTCCATTCGGCAACACCCGTAGCATCCGCGTTTGCATGTGAGCATTGTCTGTCTGGCACTGCAGCGGCGTCGACTTAACGACTTCTCCTTGGCGGTTGATTACCAGAGCACGCGGCTTGGGACCCAACTCGGCAAGCAGATACTTGCCATCAGGCAACGGTTGCACGGTGCTGGTCTCTTTTTGCTGAGCTTTGTATTGAAAAACGATCTTTTTCGTTTCGCGATCAACTTCCACAATGCCACCGCTGGGAAACTCTTTCGTCCCATACAGCGCCAACAACACGTTGCCATTGGGAAGCACCCAGCCATCACTAGCCGGCATATCAAATTTCCATTCCACTGCCCCATCTTCGCCAACAATGACCGCCTTATTGGCAAGCCCAACACCAAGAAAAGAATGCTGAACAGCAGCGTCCTCTGCCGCAAACGCCAACTCCCCATACATGCTGAACGTGATGCAAGTCGCAACCGCTAGCAATAGGCTACTCCAGCGGAGAAATAAACGGCTCTGCATCGCGTCTGTGGCAGCGGATTTTTTCATCACGGATTGGCTCCTAGGGATCAAAAAACAAAGGCTCACAAAGTATCATGCAACACGACTCAACCGACACACAAGTGAGGCTTGCGGGCCATTGGCGGCACATTTCTCCACTCTCAACGAAAAAAGGACTCACGCCCAATCGACGTAAGTCCTTTCACTTTAAGTGCCCAAGAGAGGACTTGAACCTCCACGGGATTTAACTCCCACTAGGCCCTCAACCTAGCGCGTCTGCCAATTCCGCCACTTGGGCTGCTGGGGGGCTGATTACTAACCCCCCGCATTCAAACGAGTTGTGGTTTTTTTAGCGGCGATTTTGCTGTGAGGGAACCGCAAACCGGACACCGTTTCTGCGTGCCTGCTTGCATCGCAAAGCGCACACCTGTTCACATAACCACGAGTTGAACAGGTCGCGGGCATTATACAGCCTCCCTGCAACGGATTCTAGCGTTGCAGCATGCGAATTCGGCCCGGATATCACCGATTGACACTCCTTTTTATCTGCCGTACACTCCCGCTCCCTTTTCCCCAGCCTCTCGCCCGTTTTGGCGAAACTTGCCTCACCAGTGGATGTTTGGATGCACTCTGTGAGCTCCCTTTGGTTGCTAGTCATTGCGTGCAGCTTAACCGGCTGTCACGTGTTTGATGATGCGCCGGATGATGCCGCTGGACCGGAGAAAAGCAAACTTCCTCCCATCACGGCGGCGCCCAACGCAATCGAGCTGGAAATCGGACACATTCGCCGCCCCATCGACGACCCGATCATCAGCGAACGGCTGTGGAATGATATCAACCAAGTCGTGGCGGGCGATGAGGAGATGAGCTGGCAGCGGATTCGAGACAACGGATTTCGCGTAGGCATCGCCGCCGCCCAACCGCCCGACTCACTGGTCACCCTGCTGCAACCGCCAGCCTCAAGATCGGGAGCCTCTTGGACCCCCATTCCCACAAAGTTACAGTCTGTGGTCGTTCGCGACGGCACGCCGACGGAAGTAACGGCCAGCCCCTATTTCACACGTTGTAAAGTCGCAGTCGCTGAAGGGGCGGAAACGACCTATCGCGAATTTGAATTGGCGCAGGGAAAATATCAGATCACAGCTCGCAAGACTCAAGACGGTTGGGTCGAGTTGGAAATTGTGCCTGTGATGTATCACTCCCACGCAACACCCCGTTTCACTGCCGCTGCCGCCGGAAGTTACACCTTGCAGCACGGCCAGAAGCGGAAGATCTTCCACCCGAATCGTTTTCAGGTGCGGATGATGGTTGGAGAATGGGTCGTCATCGGCGGCAGCCGCGACCAACCCGGCACGCTGGGGCATCAATTCTACTTCGGGACCGAAGCGGACGACCAACAACTGCAAGAATATCGCCGCCGCACTCAACAGAAAGCGGCCGATCCGTCTGGCGAAAACGTCTCCTTAGCCGCGGATGAAGACCTTGCGACGGAAGGAGATTTTCAACGACTGCTCGTCGTAAGAATCGCCAACATGAAACCCGCCGTCATGCACTAGATGGGCGGTGTTGCGAGCTGGGATCCCCTGCAACTGGGATGCCATTCAACCGAAGGTCAAAAAAAGCCTCACGCAAAGCCGCCAAGTTCGCATAGTCGTATGCTGTGTTGAACGGTCCACTGTAGCGGATCCTACTGTGACTTCATCCGCCACCGCTTCCAGATCCGCCAACCGTACCACATTCCACCAACGCCGCAAAACGCGGCCACTCCAAACGCTGGTGCCCCGACTCCCCATAGTCCGGCAGCAGCGAATGCTGCCGCGACGACAAAGAAGATCAGGGCACATGCGATTGCCTTTTTCTGTGACGGTTGTTCCGGTTCTCTTCGGCGAGCTTCCCATTCCTTACGGCGAATTTCCCGTTGGGAATACGTTTGCCAGTTCTCTTGGATTTCTGTTGGGAACATATTGCGGATGAAATCTATGATCTCGTCTTGCTCAAATTGTTGATAGCCATCAACGTTTATTTGGATTTCACCCGTAACACCCGAAATAAAGACATTCCGCGCCGCACGTACGCCCCACTGGACTCGGCTCACATCGTCGCTACGCATCGATTCTCGACCGATGCAACCTTGCTGGACAATTCCTGTTTTGGAAAGATACAGTCGTGCGCGAACGCTTGAGATTATCACAAAAATCCCACCTACGACGGCCCCGCCCCAAATGAACGCCATAGAGATTAATGCGCCAATCGATCCAGGCTCGGAATCGAGCATCTCGAATATTGCACTTACAGTTGAGAAGATGCCTATGACGCTGCAGAGAACGACGATTATTAGACCTTTGATGAAATTACTTTGATCACTGCGAAAGGTCCGAGTGTCTTCCTGTACTGTGATGTCCTCATCGCCCTGAGACTTCATTATGGATTTCGAGCCATCGATCACAGGAAAAACTCGCATCAACAACAATTGGCCTACCGTCCCACAGAGGAAGCCTACCAATAGCGAGAAGACTGTTTGCTGACCGAATGCGTACAAGCTGGACAGAATCGCGGTGGCAAAAAACAACAGCGCAGCTGCGGCAGTCGTGATGCGAATGAGATATTGCGGCGAGCGGTTACGCTGCGGTTCACTACGGCAAAATATGTCCCACCCTTGTTGGATCTCCGCAGGAAACTGGCGGCGGACGTGGGCGATGATTTCTTTACCATCCCGAATCGGGTATTCGTAGAAATTGATCGTGAGCGTTGCCGTAGCCGTTTGGAGCCGAATCCTTCTTTTACCGCTTTCGTTCCAAATCAGTCTCAAAACATCAACGTTTTGAATCGACGATGTCTTTCCAGTCCAAGCTCGTTTCGCGATGCTATCCGGAGAAAGAATCAGGCGATCGCGGATATACGAGAGAACCTGAAACAGACCGATCGCAATACTACAGCTCCAAAAAATAGCTGAAAATAAGCGGAGACCACCAGCATTAGAATCGGGGATTATAGTCCCCACAAAAGCCACGTAATAACAGACGAGCGCTATGGCGCCGCAATAAATGGTTTGGCAAATGCCGAACCATAGATGTTGCCGGTCAATCCGATAACAGCGTGTCGTGGTTGCATCTCCGTCGCGCTCGGAAACCACTTGGGGGTACCTCCGCTTTTTATTGCCTGTCACATTATGTGACTCCTGCTAGGCAGGCAAAAAACGAAATAAATGCTGCGGAAAATCACAAAAGTGGTTCGCACAGCCCACCGGACCTTACCGTTTCCGCCAATCCACCGCAACGTTGTGCGCGGGTCTTCAGGCCCCGCACTTGACGTAAGCTTTACGTATCTTCGACCCAAAAGTCCAAGGTCGTGTTGGGTTCGAAATGAAAAGCCAATCGATCTCCAATGTGGGAGAGTGGCCGCCAAGCTGGAGTTCCGGGACCTTCGAGGTAGAATTCGATTGCTGAGTTCTCGTAAGTAGCGACCGGCGCAAGTGCCGCGGACGAGTTAAAATTGTCGTCCAAAAATCCCCTCAGGCATTCGATTTCTTCGATGAGATCGCCATCGTTTACCGCTAGAATCGCCTCATGCAGCAGGCGTGGCCGCTGTGGATTTTTCCCGAGAACATGCAAGGGAGCCAACCACTGGGTTAGCCAAACGGCTTCGCCTGCAGTGATCAGCTTTACAGCCTCCAAGCCAGGGAGAGCCGACGTTGCTGTATTGCATTCCGTGTAGACACAACAAGGGATCATTGGAATCCCGCACGTCACGACATACGGTGGTGGCGAATACTCCTCGGGTTCCTCGAAGCCTCTCAACGCTTCGTTCCACGCGTCGAACCTTTCGCCAAAAGCGGGGATGAACGCAACGAAGTCGCCGAACCGTCGCATGCAAATCCACCCGCCTGCCGAACATCCCGTGTTCCCACATTCCGCACAGACAATCACCTGCGTCGGATCAGCATTGAACTGTACATAGTCCAGTGCGTTAACCAGACAGGTGTCCCCGGCAAAGACCGCGCGGGTGCTAGGCCGACCCCCGCTTGATGAAGTGAAATCTAACTCAACGTCTCGAACGTCAAGTTTGTCGATAATCCACCATTGAGGCATCGGTTGCATCGGATTAGAGCCTTGACCGTATGATTACCGTTTCCGCCAATCCACCCCCGACATCTCCGCCAGCGCCAATTGCAACGCATGTGTGCTGTCGCGGCCGGTGGCCTGAATCGACAAGTAAAAGGCTCTTGTAGTTACTCACCCCTACCGTGGGCTTTCTAAGACCACCTTGACTAGTTCAGATGCATAGGCGTCCGGACTGGCTTGGAAATCGCGATTTACCTGTACCGCTACCGCAATGTCCGGTTTTGAAAAATATGCCATGCTCGAGACCCAACCCGGGAACCAGCCGGTATGTCCGTACACGGTTCCCAATTCAGACTCAGTGATGAAAACGCCCAGACCGTAGAATCCCTTGTTCGATTTTCCGATCGGTACCTTCGATCCGAGCAATTCCTTTTGCCAGCGTGGCTCAAACTGTTTCCCACCATACAGCGACATGGCCCAGCGCGCGAGGTCGCGTGGGTTGGAACACAACCCGCCTCCCGTCCATTCATTGCCAGGATGGAAATGCATCGTGCCTGCCTCCGCGTTTTTGGGCGGCAATCCCAACGGATTGTCCTTGGCCAAATAGCCGGGGGCCAGTCCGGGCAACTTCCGTGTATTCGATGGACTCGTGAGCGTGAGCTTCAACGGTTTTAAAAACCGCTCCCCCACCTCTTCGTAATACGACCGGCCGCTGACTTTTTCAATAATCAGACCAACCAGGATGTAACCGGTATCGGTGTAACTATACCCTTCTCCGGCAGCAAATAACGGCTCTTTATTGAGAGCGAAACTCACAAGTCGCTCGGGACCGAACACGAAATCAGGGTCACCCGACACTATGGCTTCTTGGACGATCGCGTTGGCATACTCCACACTATCAACGTGATCCGTCAGACCACTACTATGCGTCAGCAAATGCCGCAAAGTAATGTCGGACCCGTTGGGCAACTTCGCAAACCACTTTTCCTCGCCCAACCAGGTGGAAATCTTGTCGTCGAGATTCAGTTTGCCTTCCGAGGCAAGTTGCAGCGCCACAGCCGCCACAAACGTCTTACCGATACTGCCTGCCAGCATGCGGGTCTCGGTCGTCATGGGAATCTTGTGCTCAACATCGGCCAAACCAACTGCAGCCGTGCCAACTCGACCATCCGGCATCACAAATGCAGCTGTCGCTCCAGGAAAGCCATGCGCGCGGTGCAGCTCTTCAAGTTTCAATTGGAAACGTCGTTCGACAGTTTGGAACGAATCAGGTTCCTTCGCTTCGCAGGCAGGTTGCCAATCGACAACCAACAAACAGGGCAATAGCAAACCAACGGCAATGAGGTTGTGTTGTCGCCAACGCATAGCGTATCTCCCCGTGATTTTGTGAAGTTCTAGCCACCTACCGCTTGCGCCAATCCACCCCCGACATCTCGG
Coding sequences within it:
- a CDS encoding DUF1501 domain-containing protein, which translates into the protein MLTIAGRAHSTGDFCDGVSRRDVLRIGSLAAMGTASAWSLPDLLRAESLSGSKSLKSVIMIYLVGGPPHQDMFDLKPEAPKEIAGPWRPIATNVPGFEICEAFPRLATMADKLTVIRSLVGNQAGHDAIQVFNGHHPKNQKPSGGWPQFGTMVSKVQGPARPESPPFVSLCYTCTHGPYNEPGPGFLGAAHSPFRPMGETRHDMVLNGVTLDRLADRKSLLNGLDLIRREIDQTSTMEGLDAFTEQAMGLLTSSKLAEALDLSQEDPRTVERYGTGDPTIMIDSNGAPRVPQSLLLARRLIEAGVRVVTLNYSKWDWHGGRNTEGRADNSIFLREEEDFPIFDQCVSALVEDLHQRGLAEDCAVVVWGEFGRTPRISARVGRDHWPKVNCALMAGGAMQHGQVIGATDRIAGEAVARPVTFGEVYATLFRHLGIDTGQTTITDLNGRPQYLVEGEALPMSELV
- a CDS encoding beta-propeller domain-containing protein; translation: MKKSAATDAMQSRLFLRWSSLLLAVATCITFSMYGELAFAAEDAAVQHSFLGVGLANKAVIVGEDGAVEWKFDMPASDGWVLPNGNVLLALYGTKEFPSGGIVEVDRETKKIVFQYKAQQKETSTVQPLPDGKYLLAELGPKPRALVINRQGEVVKSTPLQCQTDNAHMQTRMLRVLPNGNYLAPHLFDFAVKEYTPDTGKVVRSFATDDRGREKRDWPFTAIRLKDGNTLIACTNGNRIIEVDADGKIVWSVTNDDLGEDLFDDACGAQRLPNGNTVISSYHAKGDAVKLFEITRDKKVVWRYSGMNAGFHHFQILTTNGKPVEENTWK
- a CDS encoding serine hydrolase domain-containing protein, with the protein product MRWRQHNLIAVGLLLPCLLVVDWQPACEAKEPDSFQTVERRFQLKLEELHRAHGFPGATAAFVMPDGRVGTAAVGLADVEHKIPMTTETRMLAGSIGKTFVAAVALQLASEGKLNLDDKISTWLGEEKWFAKLPNGSDITLRHLLTHSSGLTDHVDSVEYANAIVQEAIVSGDPDFVFGPERLVSFALNKEPLFAAGEGYSYTDTGYILVGLIIEKVSGRSYYEEVGERFLKPLKLTLTSPSNTRKLPGLAPGYLAKDNPLGLPPKNAEAGTMHFHPGNEWTGGGLCSNPRDLARWAMSLYGGKQFEPRWQKELLGSKVPIGKSNKGFYGLGVFITESELGTVYGHTGWFPGWVSSMAYFSKPDIAVAVQVNRDFQASPDAYASELVKVVLESPR